From the genome of Pelosinus fermentans DSM 17108:
CATTCCAGCTATGGGAAGGGGATGGTAATCGAATTTTAGAACTGCTAAATAATCGGGTCATTGAAATTGGCATTATACGTGCTCCCTTTGATCTAGAAATATATGAATCAATCACTTTGCCCGATGAGCCATTAGTAATTGCGATGAAAAGAGATGGATATTCTTGTGGTGATGATCCTGAAAAAATTCGGTTGATTGAGCTTGTTAACCAACCATTAATTATTCCGCTAAGGTGGAAAGCTATGTTCGTTGAATGGTGCAGAAAAGCCGGGTTTAAGCCAAATATTGTATGTATAAGTGATGGGATTTTACTCAATATAATATGGACAAAGCTAGGAATTGGTATGGCCTTAGTGCCAAAATCTACCCAGGAACTTATTTCTGATTCAGAGCTGATGTATAAAACCATTGTAGAACCCAGCGTATCAACGAAAACAGTAATTGTCTGGTCGAGAAATCACAAATTGTCTGCTAGCAGTAAGCACTTCTTGGATTTGTTAAAAGCTACCCTTCTCAAGTAATACAGAGCCCATTGCATGGGGCGGCCCCATTGTTATGAATACGCGGGAAGAGCTGCAGCAGGCTTTTCGAGAAATTGACAACGGAACTTTTATCAAGAAATAATACAGCACCTAAAAGAGTAATAAATAGCCCGAAAGTTTTCTGAGACAGAAAACTTTCGGGCTTATATTTCTAGCAAATGTTAATTTAATGGTCAAATTTAGTCGGCATCTTTTTGTGCCCCATATTCAGGATGATGTTTAAAATAACAGCTGTTAACGCACCTGTTACAATTCCATTTTCAAAGAACATTTTTAGCAGCGGCGGAAATTTAACAAAGAGATTGGGTACGACAGTGACTCCTAAACCTAAAGCAACAGAGCAGGCAATCACCAGTAAATTTTCATTGCTGGCGAAATCAACTTTACTGAGCATTTTAATTCCTGAGGCAACGACGATTCCAAACATGGCAATCATGGCTCCACCCAGTACTGAATTTGGAATAATCATTGCTAATGCTGCGAATTTAGGTATCAGTCCTAAAAGTATAAGCATAAAACCAGCAACAATGGTTACATTAGTCGTCTTAGAATGGGAAAGCTGTACGAGGCCGACATTTTGGGAGAATGTTGTATAAGGAAAAGAATTAAAAATACCTCCCAGGATTACAGCAATTCCTTCGGCTCGATAGCCGCGAGTCAGGTCGGTTTCTGTTATTTTCTTGCCGCAAATCTCACCTAGTGCCATGAAAACTCCTGTCGATTCAATCATGCTGACAATTGCAACAACAATCATGGTGATAATTGCACTTGGTTCAAAAGTGGGCATTCCGAAATAAAAGGGAGTGATCATATTAAACCATGAAGCCTGGGCAACACTGCTGAAGGAAACATTGCCCATAATTGCGGCGACAATGGTTCCGGCAATTAATCCCAGTAAGACGGAAATAGAACGGATAAATCCTGTGGTAAAGCGATTTAATAATATGATAAATAATAGCACGCCAAACGCGAGAGTAAAGTTGGATAAAGAACCAAAATCTGCACTTCCTACACCGCCGGCCACATTGTTAATGGCGACTGGAACCAATGTAATGCCGATAATCGTAACGACAGAACCCGTCACAACAGGCGGGAAGAACGTAACCAGTTTTGAAAAGTAATTTGCGATGAGTACGACGAAAAGACCGGA
Proteins encoded in this window:
- a CDS encoding LysR family transcriptional regulator, translated to MDIRDMKNFYAIVEEGNISNAAKRLNIAQPPLSKQMKQLEDNLGVQLFERGSRRIRLTEAGELLRERVEQILGLVDGTIKEITELNSGLVGALSIGTVSTSGATLLPNLLHQFHNLYPKVTFQLWEGDGNRILELLNNRVIEIGIIRAPFDLEIYESITLPDEPLVIAMKRDGYSCGDDPEKIRLIELVNQPLIIPLRWKAMFVEWCRKAGFKPNIVCISDGILLNIIWTKLGIGMALVPKSTQELISDSELMYKTIVEPSVSTKTVIVWSRNHKLSASSKHFLDLLKATLLK
- a CDS encoding pirin-like C-terminal cupin domain-containing protein translates to MAWGGPIVMNTREELQQAFREIDNGTFIKK
- a CDS encoding nucleobase:cation symporter-2 family protein, coding for MKNSAGKTYLLGTQHVLAMYAGAIIVPLIVGGALKLNFEQMGYIIAADLLTSGLATLLQAWRNPFSGIGLPVVLGCTFTAVFPMISIGSQYGMTAMYGSIICSGLFVVLIANYFSKLVTFFPPVVTGSVVTIIGITLVPVAINNVAGGVGSADFGSLSNFTLAFGVLLFIILLNRFTTGFIRSISVLLGLIAGTIVAAIMGNVSFSSVAQASWFNMITPFYFGMPTFEPSAIITMIVVAIVSMIESTGVFMALGEICGKKITETDLTRGYRAEGIAVILGGIFNSFPYTTFSQNVGLVQLSHSKTTNVTIVAGFMLILLGLIPKFAALAMIIPNSVLGGAMIAMFGIVVASGIKMLSKVDFASNENLLVIACSVALGLGVTVVPNLFVKFPPLLKMFFENGIVTGALTAVILNIILNMGHKKMPTKFDH